One window of Bacillota bacterium genomic DNA carries:
- a CDS encoding glycosyltransferase family 4 protein encodes MKILLISPPWIRVPPKGYGGIEWVVALLADELAKRGHDVTLYATGDSETKAKLRYTFKEGQTSKLGTFSMTVYDSMQVSDALKIADEFDLVHDHSGFLVVAFSHKIKTPVLHTLHGPFNDDTKTFYTHFKDACYFNAISEYQRQCLPVLNYVGTIYNAIDIANYPFSEKKEDYLIMVSRVSPDKANHLAIQVAKDLGERLILVGKVDPKDRAYFEAKVKPHIDGKQIIFTGEVEENEKRRLLKLAKCFVFPIQWPEPFGLVMIEAMACGTPVVAIRNGSIPEIIENGKVGYIVDSVDEMADAVKKASASIEPRACREYVISRFSPEVMADNYENAYRKILGKDERVI; translated from the coding sequence ATGAAGATACTATTAATTTCTCCACCCTGGATTAGAGTTCCCCCTAAGGGCTACGGTGGTATTGAATGGGTAGTAGCGCTTCTGGCAGATGAGCTAGCAAAACGGGGACATGATGTGACTCTTTATGCAACAGGCGATTCTGAGACAAAAGCAAAGCTAAGGTACACTTTTAAAGAAGGGCAAACGTCAAAATTAGGAACATTTAGCATGACCGTGTATGACTCAATGCAAGTCAGCGATGCTCTAAAGATTGCCGATGAGTTTGACTTAGTCCACGACCATAGCGGTTTTTTAGTCGTGGCTTTCTCTCATAAAATAAAAACGCCGGTGCTTCACACGCTTCATGGACCATTTAATGACGATACAAAAACTTTCTACACGCACTTTAAAGACGCATGTTACTTCAATGCGATTAGTGAGTATCAGAGGCAATGCCTTCCTGTGCTGAATTATGTTGGTACTATTTATAACGCAATCGATATTGCCAACTATCCCTTTTCTGAAAAAAAGGAAGACTACTTGATAATGGTAAGCAGGGTAAGCCCCGATAAGGCAAACCACCTTGCTATACAGGTTGCAAAAGATCTTGGTGAGAGACTTATTTTAGTCGGCAAAGTAGATCCTAAGGATAGAGCATATTTTGAGGCGAAAGTAAAACCGCATATTGACGGTAAGCAGATCATATTTACAGGAGAAGTTGAGGAAAATGAGAAGAGGCGTTTGCTTAAATTGGCAAAATGCTTTGTGTTTCCGATTCAATGGCCTGAACCGTTTGGCTTAGTTATGATAGAGGCCATGGCATGCGGAACGCCAGTTGTTGCCATAAGAAATGGATCTATACCTGAGATAATTGAGAACGGAAAAGTCGGCTATATTGTAGATTCGGTTGATGAAATGGCAGATGCGGTAAAAAAGGCATCTGCATCAATCGAACCCAGGGCTTGCAGGGAGTATGTTATTTCGCGATTCAGTCCGGAAGTAATGGCCGATAACTATGAGAATGCCTACAGGAAGATACTTGGAAAAGATGAGCGAGTTATTTGA
- the otsB gene encoding trehalose-phosphatase gives MSELFDALELLKNSPNKSGIFTDLDGTLSEIAPTPADAVVTEGMRDAISKLAKKFAVVVIVSGRDSDEAKNIIAVEDLIYIGNHGLEWTHNGKQFYAPEAFNFFGLASSLSAELESLVDGSDLIVEKKKLGVAIHYRRASDKELARISILEIIKPFLEKYPLKSFEGRCVIELKPDLMVSKGDAVTAIALRLGIKQAVYLGDDVTDLDAFKALKKLRDEGKIEAITIGIASDETSKSIAEESDFLLRSVGEVEDVLNWLAN, from the coding sequence ATGAGCGAGTTATTTGACGCGTTAGAGCTTTTAAAAAATAGCCCGAATAAATCTGGAATATTTACTGACCTGGATGGGACATTAAGCGAGATAGCGCCGACACCTGCGGATGCTGTAGTGACAGAGGGTATGAGAGATGCCATAAGTAAACTTGCTAAAAAGTTCGCGGTTGTCGTGATTGTGAGTGGAAGAGATTCTGATGAGGCGAAAAATATCATAGCAGTAGAAGACCTGATATATATTGGCAATCACGGTCTCGAATGGACGCATAATGGAAAGCAGTTTTACGCGCCGGAAGCATTTAACTTTTTTGGCCTTGCCTCAAGTTTATCGGCAGAGCTAGAATCGCTAGTTGATGGGTCAGACCTTATTGTCGAGAAAAAGAAATTAGGGGTGGCGATTCATTACAGGAGGGCATCGGATAAAGAACTCGCCCGGATATCTATACTAGAGATAATAAAACCTTTCCTAGAAAAATATCCGCTCAAGAGTTTTGAGGGACGATGCGTAATTGAGCTAAAGCCCGATCTTATGGTAAGCAAAGGCGATGCCGTGACAGCGATTGCTTTACGCCTTGGAATCAAGCAAGCGGTTTACTTGGGTGACGATGTGACCGATCTTGACGCGTTCAAAGCTCTGAAGAAACTAAGGGATGAGGGCAAGATTGAGGCAATAACTATAGGCATAGCTTCAGATGAGACCTCGAAAAGCATTGCGGAGGAGTCAGACTTTCTGCTTAGAAGTGTTGGCGAAGTTGAAGATGTGCTAAACTGGTTGGCAAATTGA
- a CDS encoding epoxyqueuosine reductase QueH — translation MRNLLVHTCCGPCFAYPYSVLKDEFNITSYFYNPNIHPSMEYIRRLEALAEFCRLNKVELKVGEYDPKIYFKEIAGREGDRCRICYSIRLNEAARFAAENGYSAFTTTLLVSPYQKHDAIKDAGEEAGNKYRIEFKYWDFRHGFRAGQERAKELNLYRQPYCGCVFSEFERYSKKLEKSVKKVRDGKYELGAIG, via the coding sequence ATGCGTAATCTGCTGGTACATACATGCTGCGGGCCATGTTTTGCGTATCCTTACAGCGTGTTAAAAGACGAGTTTAATATAACAAGTTATTTCTATAACCCGAATATACATCCGTCCATGGAGTATATTAGGCGCCTTGAAGCGCTAGCAGAGTTCTGCAGATTAAATAAAGTAGAACTTAAGGTTGGGGAGTATGACCCAAAGATATATTTCAAGGAAATTGCCGGAAGAGAGGGCGATAGGTGCCGGATATGCTATAGTATTAGGCTAAATGAGGCTGCGCGCTTTGCAGCGGAGAATGGATATAGTGCTTTTACTACAACATTGCTAGTCAGCCCGTATCAGAAACATGATGCCATAAAGGATGCAGGAGAAGAGGCCGGAAATAAATACAGAATAGAGTTTAAATACTGGGACTTTCGCCATGGGTTTAGAGCAGGCCAGGAGAGGGCGAAAGAGCTAAATCTTTATCGGCAGCCATATTGCGGGTGCGTATTTAGCGAGTTCGAGAGATACTCAAAGAAACTTGAAAAAAGCGTTAAAAAGGTTAGGGACGGTAAATATGAACTTGGAGCAATTGGGTAA
- a CDS encoding DUF2905 domain-containing protein produces MNLEQLGKFLIMFAAIIAVTGIVIFLIGKGFGIGRLPGDILLRRNGWSVFIPIATSILLSVILTILLNVIIWLFRR; encoded by the coding sequence ATGAACTTGGAGCAATTGGGTAAGTTTTTGATCATGTTTGCCGCTATCATCGCGGTTACAGGCATCGTCATATTTCTTATCGGCAAAGGCTTTGGCATAGGCAGGCTTCCGGGAGATATATTATTGCGCCGAAATGGCTGGAGCGTGTTTATACCAATAGCCACGTCTATTTTATTAAGCGTGATATTAACAATTTTGCTGAATGTAATCATATGGTTATTCAGGCGGTAA
- the queA gene encoding tRNA preQ1(34) S-adenosylmethionine ribosyltransferase-isomerase QueA encodes MRTEEFDYKLPENLIAQVPVEPRDASRLMVIHRDTGEIENRIFRDIKDYLNPGDCLVINDTKVIPARLMGQKAGTGGQVEIFLLSEVESNLWEALVRPGRRLRPGAEVIFKNGKLTAKIVKQLANGERLVSFQYEGDFNEILDEIGEVPLPPYITKPIEKMDRYQTIYARSSGSVAAPTAGLHFTPELMKSLESKGIVIVAVTLRVGLDTFRPVREEVVEDHRMHSEMYNVTEEAANVINETRSRGGRIVAVGTTSVRVLESAGKSGKVVAGTNSTKLFIYPGYKFKMVDALITNFHLPKSTLLMLVAAFAGKELILRAYQEAIDRHYRFYSFGDAMFII; translated from the coding sequence GTGAGGACAGAAGAATTCGACTACAAATTACCTGAAAATTTAATTGCACAGGTGCCGGTTGAGCCGCGAGACGCCTCGCGGCTCATGGTTATTCATAGAGACACGGGCGAAATTGAGAACCGAATCTTTAGAGACATAAAAGATTATTTAAATCCTGGAGATTGTCTCGTAATAAATGATACAAAAGTAATCCCAGCAAGGCTTATGGGACAAAAGGCTGGAACTGGAGGTCAAGTTGAGATATTCCTGCTGTCGGAGGTCGAGAGCAATTTATGGGAGGCCCTAGTTAGACCAGGTAGAAGGCTGAGACCTGGAGCCGAAGTAATATTTAAAAATGGGAAGTTGACCGCAAAAATAGTTAAGCAACTGGCTAATGGAGAGAGGCTGGTATCGTTTCAGTATGAGGGGGATTTCAATGAAATCCTTGATGAGATCGGGGAAGTGCCGCTTCCTCCGTATATAACCAAACCCATAGAGAAAATGGACAGATACCAGACAATCTACGCGAGAAGTAGCGGGTCTGTGGCGGCGCCTACAGCAGGGCTTCATTTTACGCCCGAGTTGATGAAAAGTCTTGAAAGCAAGGGGATAGTTATCGTGGCAGTGACGCTTCGTGTGGGTTTAGATACTTTCCGGCCCGTAAGGGAAGAAGTAGTAGAGGACCATAGAATGCATAGCGAGATGTATAATGTAACCGAAGAGGCTGCAAATGTGATCAACGAAACTAGAAGTAGGGGGGGGAGAATCGTCGCGGTAGGGACAACGTCGGTGCGGGTCCTTGAATCTGCAGGAAAGAGTGGAAAAGTAGTAGCGGGTACCAATAGCACAAAATTATTTATCTACCCGGGCTATAAATTTAAGATGGTGGATGCATTGATAACAAACTTTCATCTGCCGAAGTCGACTCTGTTGATGCTGGTTGCGGCTTTTGCCGGCAAGGAGCTAATATTGAGGGCATATCAGGAAGCAATCGATAGGCACTATAGATTTTATAGCTTCGGCGATGCGATGTTTATCATATAA
- the tgt gene encoding tRNA guanosine(34) transglycosylase Tgt → MISFEVVHEDKKTRARAGVLRTPHGEIETPVFMPVGTRATVKAMTPEELKTIGVQIILSNTYHIYLRPGHDLIRDAGGLHSFMHWDRPILTDSGGFQVFSLSEMRKITDEGVEFRSIIDGSVHFFTPERVMEIQEAIGADIMMVLDEPVKYPSEKKDAEIALKRTFDWAKRCKKAQKTNQALFGIIQGGTFKDLRFQSAELTVSLDFPGYAIGGLSVGEPHTVMYEVLDYTVPVLPKNKPRYVMGLGDPTSLIESIALGVDMFDCVLPTRVARNGLAMTSVGKLNMRNAKYAKDFSKLDPNHDCYTCRNYTRAYIRHLVQSNEILGARLLTWHNLSFLVDVMKEARLAIIQDRFAEFRADFLVEHEDEFGVI, encoded by the coding sequence GTGATATCGTTTGAAGTTGTTCACGAAGATAAAAAGACAAGGGCACGAGCGGGGGTTTTAAGGACTCCGCATGGTGAAATAGAGACGCCTGTATTTATGCCGGTTGGAACAAGGGCTACTGTTAAAGCGATGACACCTGAAGAGCTTAAGACTATAGGTGTTCAAATAATATTATCAAATACATACCATATCTATTTAAGGCCTGGTCACGATTTAATAAGGGATGCGGGAGGACTGCATTCCTTTATGCATTGGGACAGGCCCATACTTACCGATAGCGGTGGGTTTCAGGTATTTAGTCTAAGCGAGATGCGAAAAATTACAGATGAGGGTGTAGAATTTCGGTCAATAATAGACGGATCGGTTCATTTCTTTACTCCAGAGAGGGTAATGGAGATACAGGAAGCTATAGGAGCTGATATTATGATGGTCTTGGATGAACCAGTAAAATATCCGTCTGAAAAAAAAGATGCTGAGATTGCGCTCAAAAGGACATTTGATTGGGCAAAAAGATGCAAAAAAGCCCAAAAAACAAATCAAGCGTTATTTGGAATAATACAGGGCGGTACATTTAAAGATTTACGATTTCAAAGTGCAGAGCTTACTGTAAGCCTTGACTTTCCGGGGTACGCGATTGGCGGTTTGAGTGTTGGTGAGCCCCATACTGTAATGTATGAAGTTCTCGACTATACTGTGCCGGTGTTACCGAAAAACAAACCCAGATATGTAATGGGGTTGGGTGATCCAACAAGTCTTATTGAATCTATAGCGCTGGGTGTTGATATGTTTGATTGTGTTTTACCGACTAGAGTTGCAAGAAATGGCCTTGCTATGACTTCGGTTGGAAAGCTAAATATGAGAAACGCAAAGTATGCAAAGGATTTTTCGAAACTAGACCCCAATCACGATTGCTATACATGCAGGAATTATACGCGCGCATATATAAGGCATCTAGTCCAATCAAATGAAATATTGGGGGCTAGGCTTCTTACGTGGCATAACCTGTCATTTCTGGTAGACGTCATGAAAGAGGCGAGGTTAGCGATAATACAGGATAGATTTGCTGAGTTTCGGGCAGATTTCCTTGTAGAGCATGAGGATGAATTTGGTGTGATTTAA
- the yajC gene encoding preprotein translocase subunit YajC yields the protein MVRSQISSELLLIIYVIIFAAAYYFLLVLPQRRRAQERQKLVESLKVNSEVITIGGIIGTVKRIEEDIVYLEVADKVTLRVTKDAIGAVIEERKKM from the coding sequence ATGGTAAGAAGTCAGATAAGCTCAGAATTGCTGCTGATAATTTACGTTATCATATTTGCGGCTGCCTATTACTTCTTGCTAGTGCTTCCGCAGAGGCGAAGAGCACAGGAGAGGCAAAAGTTGGTAGAAAGTCTAAAGGTGAACTCAGAAGTTATAACGATCGGCGGAATAATTGGGACCGTTAAAAGAATTGAGGAAGATATTGTATACTTAGAGGTAGCTGATAAGGTAACTTTACGGGTAACTAAAGATGCCATCGGGGCAGTGATCGAAGAAAGAAAAAAGATGTAA
- the xerD gene encoding site-specific tyrosine recombinase XerD, with amino-acid sequence MGTQEAEALERFLKHLMAERNLAKNSIEGYSNDVLHFLSFLEKREIKLDDAGYRVLRTYLAHLQASDYSRKSIARKLSAIRAFYRFMQRQKGDSKNPAEIISTPKIENKLPKFLKENDVRTLISLPDVSSPQGLRDKAILEMLYAAGIRVGELVGLNLNDIDYRKLEVRVFGKGRKERIVPLHQEAADALRAYIKDGRRVFAKRRDAEKGATTALFLNFKGERLTTHGVRSIMAKYVKQAGLSRGITPHAIRHSFATHLLEAGADLRYIQELLGHVDLSSTQVYTHLSKRRLRDIYLRSHPRA; translated from the coding sequence ATGGGTACGCAGGAAGCGGAAGCACTGGAAAGATTTCTTAAGCATCTGATGGCAGAAAGAAACCTCGCAAAAAACTCTATCGAGGGATATTCTAACGACGTTTTACACTTCCTTAGCTTTTTAGAAAAGCGTGAAATAAAGTTAGATGATGCAGGCTACAGAGTATTAAGAACTTATCTTGCCCACCTCCAGGCGAGTGATTACAGTAGAAAAAGCATAGCAAGGAAGCTTTCTGCTATAAGAGCTTTCTACAGGTTTATGCAAAGGCAAAAAGGCGACTCTAAGAATCCTGCAGAGATCATTTCGACACCAAAAATTGAAAATAAACTGCCCAAGTTTTTAAAGGAAAATGATGTGAGAACCCTGATCTCTTTGCCTGATGTATCTTCACCGCAAGGATTGAGGGATAAGGCCATCCTGGAGATGCTATATGCTGCTGGAATTCGAGTAGGTGAACTGGTAGGGTTGAACCTTAACGATATAGATTACCGGAAGCTGGAGGTAAGAGTTTTCGGAAAAGGCAGAAAAGAGCGTATAGTTCCATTACACCAGGAGGCTGCAGATGCGCTGCGCGCCTACATAAAAGACGGAAGAAGAGTATTTGCAAAGAGAAGGGACGCAGAAAAAGGCGCAACAACCGCTCTCTTTTTAAACTTTAAAGGTGAAAGGCTTACCACACACGGCGTTAGAAGCATAATGGCGAAATATGTAAAGCAAGCCGGGCTAAGCCGCGGTATAACCCCGCACGCAATACGCCATTCGTTCGCGACTCATCTTCTAGAAGCTGGGGCTGATTTAAGATATATACAGGAACTACTTGGACACGTTGATTTATCGTCAACTCAAGTTTATACTCATTTAAGTAAGAGAAGGCTTAGGGATATATATTTGCGATCGCATCCTAGAGCATAA
- the whiG gene encoding RNA polymerase sigma factor WhiG, protein MGASVNIRQETDINGLWQEYKEKDCQESRDKLILHYSPLVKYIAGRISANLPQSVDQADLVSYGIFGLIDAIEKYDTSRDIKFETYAISRIKGAIIDELRALDWVPRSVRYRARELERVYYELENKLRRVPTDEEVAKAMGMTLEEYNELLNQLSYTSVLALEELWSVGEKDDKVSLIDSIEDTTSPDPAQTFEFEEMKGILADAIKKLPERERTVIALYYYDGLTLREIGDILGVTESRVSQLHTKAVLRLKAKMRSAQIVQHEG, encoded by the coding sequence ATGGGGGCAAGTGTGAATATACGACAGGAAACCGACATAAATGGGCTCTGGCAAGAATACAAAGAAAAAGATTGCCAAGAATCGAGAGACAAGTTAATACTTCATTACTCACCGCTTGTAAAATACATCGCAGGACGTATTTCTGCGAATCTACCCCAGAGCGTAGATCAGGCCGATCTGGTAAGCTATGGAATATTTGGCCTGATCGATGCGATAGAAAAATACGATACGAGCAGGGATATAAAATTCGAAACATACGCTATAAGCAGGATTAAAGGTGCAATAATCGATGAGTTGCGAGCTCTAGATTGGGTGCCACGGTCTGTAAGATACAGGGCGCGTGAGCTTGAACGTGTATATTATGAGCTGGAAAACAAATTAAGGCGAGTACCTACCGACGAGGAAGTTGCAAAAGCAATGGGCATGACCCTTGAGGAGTATAACGAGCTATTAAACCAGCTTAGCTATACATCGGTGCTTGCATTGGAAGAGCTCTGGAGTGTTGGCGAAAAGGACGATAAAGTAAGCCTGATTGATAGTATCGAAGACACGACAAGCCCTGATCCGGCACAGACTTTTGAGTTTGAAGAAATGAAAGGGATCCTTGCAGATGCCATAAAGAAGCTCCCAGAACGGGAACGTACTGTTATAGCGCTTTATTATTATGATGGACTGACGCTTAGGGAGATTGGCGATATTCTGGGCGTTACGGAGTCAAGGGTATCACAGCTACATACTAAGGCAGTACTAAGGCTAAAAGCAAAAATGAGAAGCGCCCAAATAGTCCAACATGAAGGATAA